A single window of Gossypium arboreum isolate Shixiya-1 chromosome 13, ASM2569848v2, whole genome shotgun sequence DNA harbors:
- the LOC108464592 gene encoding uncharacterized protein LOC108464592 isoform X1, which translates to MGDNKELTPSKYDMNAKWDACIDLTLRRFVYASLAGAFGGLLFFRSPVTRWASVAFGAGIGIGSAYTDCSSLFGGYSPKLAPPKLDDAPAPKEQVE; encoded by the exons ATGGGGGATAACAAGGAATTGACGCCGTCAAAGTATGACATGAACGCAAAATGGGACGCCTGCATCGATCTCACTCTCCGCCGCTTCGTTTATGCATCCTTGGCTGGCGCTTTTGGTGGCCTCCTTTTCTTCA GGAGTCCAGTGACTCGATGGGCATCTGTAGCTTTTGGTGCTGGGATTGGGATTGGATCTGCATACACTGATTGTTCTAGTCTTTTTGGTGGATATTCTCCAAAGTTGGCTCCTCCGAAGCTTGATGATGCTCCTGCACCCAAG GAGCAAGTGGAGTGA
- the LOC108464592 gene encoding uncharacterized protein LOC108464592 isoform X2, giving the protein MGDNKELTPSKYDMNAKWDACIDLTLRRFVYASLAGAFGGLLFFMTRWASVAFGAGIGIGSAYTDCSSLFGGYSPKLAPPKLDDAPAPKEQVE; this is encoded by the exons ATGGGGGATAACAAGGAATTGACGCCGTCAAAGTATGACATGAACGCAAAATGGGACGCCTGCATCGATCTCACTCTCCGCCGCTTCGTTTATGCATCCTTGGCTGGCGCTTTTGGTGGCCTCCTTTTCTTCA TGACTCGATGGGCATCTGTAGCTTTTGGTGCTGGGATTGGGATTGGATCTGCATACACTGATTGTTCTAGTCTTTTTGGTGGATATTCTCCAAAGTTGGCTCCTCCGAAGCTTGATGATGCTCCTGCACCCAAG GAGCAAGTGGAGTGA
- the LOC108461811 gene encoding uncharacterized protein LOC108461811, producing MGDNKELTPSKYDMNAKWDACIDLTLRRFVYSSLAGAFGGLLFFRSPVTRWASVAFGAGIAIGSAYTDCSCLFGGYSPKLAPPKLDDAPAPKEQVE from the exons ATGGGGGATAACAAGGAATTGACGCCGTCAAAGTATGACATGAACGCAAAATGGGACGCCTGCATCGATCTCACTCTCCGCCGCTTCGTTTATTCATCCTTGGCTGGCGCTTTTGGTGGCCTCCTTTTCTTCA GGAGTCCAGTGACTCGATGGGCATCTGTAGCTTTTGGTGCTGGGATTGCGATTGGATCCGCATACACTGATTGTTCTTGTCTTTTTGGTGGATATTCTCCAAAGTTGGCTCCTCCGAAGCTTGATGATGCTCCTGCACCCAAG GAGCAAGTGGAGTGA